The DNA window TTCCTCTTGATCCCTAATGATGGTACCATCTCTCCTGTAGAGGAATGCAATATAATTGCGTGAATTTGGCTTTTTGCTTATAATACTCCCTTTCGGAATTCTCAAGATAAGCAGTCTTCTTCTTCTGGTTGGTGATCCGGACCCCAAGGGCAAGGTCTGATGTGTCTCTGTCCGCCTGTTTTTGCATTGCCTCAAGCTTTTTCCCGGCCTCCTTGACCCTTTTTGAGAGCTCACTGAATTCCTTGAAGTTGAACTCCTTGAGATGCTTCTTGAATTCCTTCCCGCGTTTGGCGAGTACATATTGAGCCTTCCCTCGGATGTTAGTGGCCCAATTATCGTCCACGAGCTTATTGAAGCCTGCATGCTTGAGCCAAAAGTTAAAGAATTTAAAAGGCTTTGGGTATGAGACAATGTTACCAAAGAGGGTAGTGACGACCGGTGAGTGGTCCGTGTACGGTCCCGATGGCAAAAACTCTGTACTAGCCAAGTATCCTTTGGTGTACCAAGCGTCGTTGATCATGGCCCTATCAATCTTGCTCGATATGGCATGGTTTGTCCAAGTGTACTTGCATCCCGTAGACATGATGTCTTCCAAACCGAGCAAGGCACACGTGTCCACCATGTTCTTTAACTCATATTCAGTTGGTACGATGCCCCCTACTCTCTCATCATCGGCGAGCACGTTGTTGAAGTCGCCGCTAACAAGGGTTGGTTCATCCTGCACCACCTGCTCAACTAACGAGTCCCATAGGGGTCGTCTATCCGCTAACAAGGACAAAGTGAAATGAGTTATTGGAAGTCAAGCACCTGATTTTGGCGTAGATGGCTTGTTCTTCCACTTTGATCGGCTCGAGTTCCACTCTGCTTGGATTCCAGATTAGAAGCATCCGACTATTTTCGATCATCTCGAAGTTGTCCACGGCTTGCCAATCTCTGAAGTTGTTCTCAAGAAAGAAGGTGTAGTTCTCCTTCGTGAACTTCgtttccaaaagacccatgacGTCGATTCTGTGTGTCCTCACAAAATCGACGATAGCAGCTTGTGTGGGGAGTTGCTGCAGTCCCCTAATGTTCCATGTGGCGACGATCATTGGGACACCCCTGGATCAGTTTCTAATCCATCCTCCCAGTGGGGAGGGGTGACATCCCTTATTCTTGACCGGGATTGAGACTTGGATTTACGTGTACTGCCGTGTTCCCCGTCCCTATCGGCACGACTCTGTCGGGTCTCGGGTCGGCCTCGTCGGGTGTCGGCATCGGTTGGATGGTCTCGTCCGTCGGCCATAGTCTTCGCAAGGTCCTCGGTCACGGCCTTCGGTGGGATGGTCTCGACCCTCGGTGGCTAGGGATCTGAAACTCCTTTGGGATGTTTCTTCTGTTTCTTCTTGTTCCCTCCCCCCCCTTTGCCGGTAGAATCGTGCTTATCAGATTGCTCGGCATGGGCATCCGCCTCCACAACCTCAATTACTGCCTCATTACCGTTGCCCATGTCATGCTTAGGGTCTGCAACAACGCATGTGCCTCTGTCATCAACAGGCTCTGTCACTCCGTCGTTGTTGGTAGACTTAGCTTTCTCCCGTTGGATCCTCGGGTCACGGCTACGGCTTCTATGTCGTCTCTCCGAATTGACGAACGGGGTCGCCTCCTCCGTGACAAAGGGAGTCGGCTCCGCCAGCGTTGTGTTCCCTGGGATAGCTGCCAAGATAGGTGGCAGGATGGCTGTGAGTATGTCATGTGCTAGAATCTGATGGTCAACCATCTGAACCTCCGTGATCTCGATTGGCTCGGCCCTGGCCATCTCGGTCAGAGGAGCGAACATATTCTGGGAAGCTGGGATCTTAGTAACGGCAGGCCTTCCCCTCGGGTCATCACGTGTTTTGTCCCTGGGCCTCACTGTTATCATATCAATCGGGTAGACAGTACCCGTTGGCTTCCATTGCTGCTGATGAAGCGTTCTGGGCCAGGAGCGCTCACGGTCCCCTTTTCTGGGTGCTTGCCCCATGATCTGTTCTTGGTGTACTGGGCCATTCTTCCCTGACTGCTGAACAGGGTGTTGCTGGTTATTCCGTTGCTGCCGTGGGAACCGTGAGACATTGTCCTCCCCTCGTTCAGGTCTGCCCCGACATTTGTCCGAAAAGTGTCAATAAGATTTGCATGCTTTGCAGAATTTTGGGATGAACTCATACTCAATTTTTTGGTCCAAATAATCCCCGCTTGGTAGCCGAATCGAGAGGGACTCCTTTGGTCGTTTTGCAGTGTCAATGATGACTTGAATGCGAGGGCCATCCAAAGTCTCACGCCTCAAGGTGCTGAAATCTGTAGATAGCGGGGTCCCGATACATGAGGCGATCTTGCTCACCGCCGTAAGGTTCCATAGTTCCAAGGGCAAGTCCACTAGCCTCAGCCAAATTGGGACCATGACTTCAGGTTCCATATCCGGATCAAACTTCTTCGGCAAAGGTTGAAGCACTAATGGTATCCCGAAGATGTCAAACGGACCTTGCTGGCGGATCTTTTCCATCGCTTCGTCGCTTCCAAACTGGAAGCAGAGCCACCCTTTCCGGTGAAAGGTAACTCGTGATATGCACTTCCATCGCTTCATAAGGTTGAATATAGCTTCCTTGCCGGGGAACCGACCAGCGAACCTGCCAATTAAACAAGAGCCCCATCCGCGACGGACGGGGGTGACATCAGGTTCATCAAGAATGAAGAGGTCAGAATTAAGCATATCAAATTTGATAAGGGAAAGGTCCTCTTTTTGGAATCTCGGGTCCACGTCAAACTGATCGGCCCTCTTGAACCATGCATGATATGCTTGCCCCATGATCTGTTCTTGGTGGTACTGGGCCATTCTTCCCTGACTGCTGAACAGGGTGTTGCTGGTTATTCCGTTGCTGCCGTGAGACATTGTCCTCCCCTCGTTCAGGTCTGCCCCGATATTTGTCCGAAAAGTGTCAATAAGATTTGCATGCTTTGCAGAATTTTGGGATGAACTCATACTCGATTTTTTGGTCCAAATAATCCCCGCTTGGTAGCCGAATCGAGAGGGACTCCTTTGGTCGTTTTGCAGTGTCAATGATGACTTGAATGCGAGGGCCATCCAAAGTCTCACGCCTCAAGGTGCTGAAATCTGTAGATAGCGGGGTCCCGATACATGAGGCGATCTTGCTCACCGCCGTAAGGTTCCATAGTTCCAAGGGCAAGTCCACTAGCCTCAGCCAAATTGGGACCATGACTTCAGGTTCCATATCCGGATCAAACTTCTTCGGCAAAGGTTGAAGCACTAATGGTATCCCGAAGATGTCAAACGGACCTTGCTGGCGGATCTTTTCCATCGCTTCGTCGCTTCCAAACTGGAAGCAGAGCCACCCTTTCCGGTGAAAGGTAACTCGTGATTTGCACTTCCATCGCTTCATAAGGTTGAATATAGCTTCCTTGCCGGGGAACCGACCAGCGAACCTGCCAATTAGACAAGAGCCCCATCCGCGACGGACGGGGGTGACATCAGGTTCATCAAGAATGAGGAGGTCAGAATTAAGCATATCAAATTTGATAAGGGAAAGGTCCTCTTTTTGGAATCTCGGGTCCACGTCAAACTGATCGGCCCTCTTGAACCATGCATGATATGCTGGGAGCACATCAAAGTAACCCTCGTCACCCGCTGATGTCTCCCCCTCATGGTAATGCGCTTCGTTCGGTGCCTTCAGCGGGTCGTCAGGTCTCTCTGGCACACAGTCCTCTTCATCGTGGTTGATGCTTTTGTCTGTCCCGCCTTTGTTCGTATGGAGGTAGTCGGCGTACTGTTGTCTCATAGCCGCTTTGATCACCTCATCGTTctcctttttcttatttttcttggaGACGATGTCGCTCCAGCTCTTGTCCTTCGTGGCCATaggagaagaaaaggaaacagagaaaaattgaaaaagttaagGGAACTTCCTGGGTATCCGTGAAAAGGCTAAGTGTAGCACGTCGGGTTGCGCTGATCCGGCGTAGCGAGCCTGGCCGAGGGGGTCGACCGAGGGGGGCGCCTGCCGGGTGGATGACGTGGCTGACGTGGATGTCAAGTCACGGTCAATGTAGATGGAGAGTCAGTATATGAGTCACGTCCTCGTGGATGCTGAGTCCCGGATGATGTGGATGATGATTCGGCTGACGTGTCACTGTCCGACGTGGAGGACGTGGCAAGCTGACGTGTATGCCAATTCCAAGGCAATCACCTCCTTGAGTAAAGTGTGAGCCTAAAGTCAAGAAAGCTGCTCCAAGATATGGCTGTGTCAATGTTCAGAGAACCAACTGCCTCCAATAATGATGACTTAGCTGTTTTCCAAGAAATCCACCAACTCCCACCAACTCCCAACAACTCTTCCAATGCCCAAGGCTAGAACCtccaaatttgaaattcaaatttgaattgcTGGGGAGTTGAACAGTAAGTGGAGGTGGGTGCCTGAGATGGTGGTGGAGCAGTCGCCGGCTCCGGTCACCTCACCGGAAAATTTTCGTTTCACTAATCTGCAAGGAAAACTACTAATCCACAAGGGATTGTAAAGGATAATTCTCACTAACAAAAGCAGATTAACGACTAAATCAGATTCACACACAAGGAACAAACCCCCAAAGAAGCAACAAGTTCTGAATTAGTGCACAAGGAGGTAAAGCTGAGATATTCGAACAGTAATTGTAACCACTCAATCGAACAGTAATCAAAGACAAGACGGATAAATCAGCCAAAGAAGTAACTTAACTAATCAGACTCGCAGAATAAGATTAGTAAAGGGTACTTATCGTGAAAATGCCCCGACGACCTAGCAGCCCTCCCCGGAAGGAATCG is part of the Salvia splendens isolate huo1 chromosome 22, SspV2, whole genome shotgun sequence genome and encodes:
- the LOC121786832 gene encoding uncharacterized protein LOC121786832, with amino-acid sequence MSHGSNGITSNTLFSSQGRMAQYHQEQIMGQAYHAWFKRADQFDVDPRFQKEDLSLIKFDMLNSDLFILDEPDVTPVRRGWGSCLIGRFAGRFPGKEAIFNLMKRWKCISRVTFHRKGWLCFQFGSDEAMEKIRQQGPFDIFGIPLVLQPLPKKFDPDMEPEVMVPIWLRLVDLPLELWNLTAVSKIASCIGTPLSTDFSTLRRETLDGPRIQVIIDTAKRPKESLSIRLPSGDYLDQKIEYEFIPKFCKACKSY